One genomic segment of Salinigranum rubrum includes these proteins:
- a CDS encoding adenosylcobinamide amidohydrolase, producing the protein MFEPTVRAGVCQLFRRGTRWLSTGWDGGGSHGDAAYNVTVPEGWPETDLAAYVASRREDADFDAPGPTLLTGVSQEHARRARLGSVEAVATAGVSNPAALPVESLDGDEHTTDRTDATDDSRPPGTVNVVVGTTHALAPGALPNLLTVAAEAKAATLLSVADVPGTTTDAVVAACDPDGSLASFSGSATPVGRAARACVRDAVLASLASRYAERSVPTVADAPYGVVTDVRATVTRL; encoded by the coding sequence GTGTTCGAGCCGACGGTCCGGGCGGGCGTCTGTCAGCTTTTTCGACGGGGGACGCGGTGGCTCTCGACCGGGTGGGACGGCGGCGGTTCTCACGGCGACGCCGCGTACAACGTCACGGTTCCCGAGGGCTGGCCCGAGACCGACCTCGCGGCGTACGTCGCCTCGCGGCGCGAGGATGCGGACTTCGACGCCCCGGGTCCGACGCTCCTGACGGGCGTCTCACAGGAGCACGCCCGCCGCGCGCGCCTGGGAAGCGTCGAGGCCGTCGCCACCGCGGGCGTCTCGAACCCGGCGGCGTTGCCGGTCGAGTCCCTCGACGGCGACGAGCACACCACCGACCGCACGGATGCGACCGACGATTCCAGACCGCCCGGCACGGTCAACGTCGTCGTCGGCACCACCCACGCCCTCGCCCCGGGAGCGCTTCCGAACCTCCTCACGGTCGCCGCGGAGGCGAAGGCCGCGACGCTCCTCTCGGTCGCCGACGTCCCCGGGACGACCACCGACGCCGTCGTGGCCGCGTGCGACCCCGACGGGTCCCTCGCGTCCTTCTCGGGCAGCGCGACGCCTGTCGGCCGCGCCGCGCGGGCGTGCGTCCGCGACGCCGTCCTGGCGAGTCTCGCCTCGCGCTACGCCGAGCGTTCGGTTCCGACCGTCGCGGACGCGCCGTACGGCGTCGTCACCGACGTCCGAGCGACGGTGACGCGGCTATGA
- a CDS encoding cob(I)yrinic acid a,c-diamide adenosyltransferase, translating to MSDGDDRADAGRTDGTTGVDIDTDTGPDDSDSGSKRDSSRSPGAVRRNTPGGGVRPGAQSITPDAPEEFGLVQVWWGNGKGKTTAALGMAVRAAGHGFRVHLLQFLKGGADSVEAVRGEYNAIAALPGLSYENLGHYGWAGMADGSDDADHAAQVEAGLERARELVDSAADADLSTPFDLDSPPEDGVHMLVLDEVLYAVSMDLLAPDDLLELVEDAPDGLELVLTGSHDEPTYLLDHADLVTEVRKSKHPMDDGQRARRGAEY from the coding sequence ATGAGCGACGGCGACGACCGCGCGGACGCGGGACGCACGGACGGGACCACCGGTGTAGATATCGATACGGATACCGGGCCTGACGATAGTGATTCAGGTTCGAAACGTGATAGTTCCCGGTCCCCGGGGGCGGTCCGTCGCAACACCCCGGGGGGAGGGGTCCGTCCCGGGGCACAGTCCATCACGCCCGACGCGCCCGAGGAGTTCGGCCTCGTCCAGGTCTGGTGGGGGAACGGCAAGGGGAAGACGACGGCCGCACTCGGCATGGCGGTCCGCGCCGCCGGTCACGGCTTCCGCGTCCACCTCCTCCAGTTCCTGAAAGGCGGCGCCGACTCCGTCGAGGCGGTCAGAGGCGAGTACAACGCCATCGCGGCCCTCCCGGGACTCAGTTACGAGAACCTCGGTCACTACGGGTGGGCCGGCATGGCCGACGGGAGCGACGACGCGGACCACGCGGCGCAGGTCGAGGCCGGCCTCGAACGGGCCCGCGAACTCGTCGACAGTGCGGCGGATGCGGACCTCTCGACCCCGTTCGACCTCGACTCACCTCCCGAGGACGGGGTCCACATGCTCGTACTCGACGAAGTGCTGTACGCCGTCTCGATGGATCTGCTCGCTCCCGACGACCTGCTCGAACTGGTCGAAGACGCGCCAGACGGCCTCGAACTCGTCCTCACGGGAAGTCACGACGAGCCGACCTACCTCCTCGACCACGCGGACCTCGTCACGGAGGTTCGAAAGTCGAAGCATCCGATGGACGACGGCCAGCGCGCGCGCCGCGGGGCGGAGTACTGA
- a CDS encoding HAD family hydrolase, with amino-acid sequence MAVSFDLFGTLVDVDVPPDPAAVVADELRARDVAVPDDFAAAYGQSHVDAPEGAEVPLPAHVSAALRSRGVSVPQNAARRAVVAAFDPTVRTREGAVAAVEAARDRGPVGVLSNCSVPELVGRTFVRSEFDYRAFDSVVTSVGCGWRKPAPQAFEVVADGLGVDPSELVHVGDSPATDGGIEALGGTFVDVADVPLAEFPAWLDAREEA; translated from the coding sequence GTGGCAGTCTCGTTCGACCTCTTCGGCACGCTCGTCGACGTCGACGTCCCTCCGGACCCGGCGGCCGTCGTCGCCGACGAACTCCGCGCGCGCGACGTCGCCGTCCCCGACGACTTCGCCGCCGCGTACGGCCAGTCACACGTCGACGCCCCCGAGGGTGCCGAGGTCCCCCTGCCGGCACACGTCAGCGCCGCCCTCCGCTCTCGCGGCGTGTCCGTCCCTCAGAACGCCGCCCGCCGGGCGGTCGTCGCCGCGTTCGACCCCACGGTTCGGACGCGCGAGGGGGCGGTCGCCGCCGTCGAGGCCGCGCGCGACCGCGGCCCCGTCGGCGTCCTCTCGAACTGCAGCGTCCCCGAACTCGTCGGCCGCACTTTCGTCCGCTCCGAGTTCGACTACCGCGCGTTCGACAGCGTCGTCACCAGCGTCGGCTGTGGCTGGCGCAAGCCCGCCCCGCAGGCGTTCGAAGTCGTCGCCGACGGACTCGGCGTCGACCCCTCTGAACTCGTTCACGTCGGTGACTCACCCGCGACCGACGGCGGAATCGAGGCCCTCGGCGGCACGTTCGTCGACGTGGCCGACGTGCCCCTGGCCGAGTTCCCCGCGTGGCTCGATGCCCGCGAGGAGGCGTAG
- the cbiB gene encoding adenosylcobinamide-phosphate synthase CbiB codes for MPATATAAVGLAALLDRLVAEPPSRIHPVALFGRAVAPLDRDWSRPSLAGVVVAVVLPLLVGGVVFGLVSALSSVPLLAALLSGLVLFSTTSLRMLLVEAREVVALSEADLPAARRRLRSLAGREADSLSASEVRSAAVESLAENLADGFVAPLLAFALVAPVSLAGGAAAATWVKAVNTLDSMFGYPHKPHGAASARLDDLTMWLPARLTAVFLALAALDARALARAREQSDHPPSPNSGWPMATLAALLSLRLEKPGVYVLDFGSAPTPADAERARALVARTGWLFVLAVGVVVWF; via the coding sequence ATGCCCGCGACCGCGACGGCCGCCGTCGGACTCGCGGCGCTCCTCGACCGACTGGTCGCCGAACCACCCTCGCGGATACACCCGGTCGCGCTGTTCGGTCGCGCCGTCGCGCCCCTGGACCGGGACTGGTCGCGTCCGTCGCTCGCCGGCGTCGTCGTCGCCGTCGTGCTCCCCCTCCTCGTCGGTGGCGTCGTCTTCGGACTCGTCTCGGCGCTCTCGTCGGTTCCGCTCCTCGCCGCGCTCCTCTCGGGACTGGTGCTCTTCTCGACCACCAGCCTCCGGATGCTCCTCGTGGAGGCGCGGGAAGTCGTCGCGCTCTCGGAGGCGGACCTCCCGGCCGCTCGCCGACGCCTCCGGTCGCTCGCCGGGCGCGAGGCGGATTCTCTCTCCGCGTCCGAGGTCCGAAGCGCCGCCGTCGAGAGCCTCGCGGAGAACCTCGCCGACGGCTTCGTCGCGCCCCTGCTCGCGTTCGCCCTCGTCGCCCCCGTCTCGCTCGCCGGCGGCGCGGCCGCCGCGACGTGGGTCAAGGCGGTCAACACCCTGGACTCGATGTTCGGGTACCCCCACAAGCCACACGGGGCCGCCAGCGCCCGCCTCGACGACCTGACGATGTGGCTCCCTGCCCGCCTCACCGCCGTGTTCCTCGCGCTCGCCGCGCTCGACGCTCGTGCGCTCGCGCGTGCGCGAGAACAGTCCGACCACCCGCCATCGCCGAACTCGGGGTGGCCGATGGCGACGCTCGCGGCCCTTCTCTCCCTTCGACTGGAGAAACCCGGCGTCTACGTCCTCGACTTCGGCTCCGCTCCCACACCTGCCGACGCCGAGCGAGCGCGGGCGCTCGTCGCCCGCACCGGCTGGCTGTTCGTCCTCGCCGTGGGGGTGGTCGTGTGGTTCTGA
- a CDS encoding DUF7504 family protein translates to MYWTPVDHLDIPSEPSTLSAVVGDATSALLVGPTGDDRVTATAVSFLASPEPTTNHVHWATMLRSPADAARTWADHATAPPDSLTLVEVGETRRSFGGNGEVVDGDEPSYTTARVESPSDLTTLGLRLTEGLASPSTGRHRIWFESLSTLLQFVPPADAFRFVHTLTGHLAGAEAAVWFHLDPALHDPREIHTFLSVCDAQIRVDVGGDELVVERR, encoded by the coding sequence GTGTACTGGACTCCCGTGGACCACCTCGACATCCCGTCGGAGCCGTCGACCCTCTCTGCGGTCGTCGGTGACGCCACCAGCGCTCTTCTCGTTGGCCCGACCGGCGACGACCGGGTGACGGCGACGGCTGTGTCGTTCCTGGCGTCTCCCGAGCCGACGACGAACCACGTTCACTGGGCGACGATGCTCCGCTCCCCGGCGGACGCGGCCCGCACGTGGGCCGACCACGCGACCGCTCCGCCCGACTCGCTGACGCTCGTCGAGGTCGGCGAGACGCGACGGTCGTTCGGCGGGAACGGGGAGGTTGTCGACGGCGACGAGCCCTCGTACACGACGGCGCGCGTCGAGTCGCCGTCGGACCTGACGACCCTCGGGCTTCGGCTCACCGAGGGGCTCGCGTCGCCGTCGACGGGTCGACACCGGATCTGGTTCGAGTCGCTCTCGACGCTGCTGCAGTTCGTCCCGCCCGCGGACGCGTTCCGATTCGTCCACACCCTCACCGGACACCTCGCCGGGGCCGAGGCGGCGGTCTGGTTCCACCTCGACCCTGCGCTCCACGACCCGCGAGAGATACACACGTTCCTCTCCGTCTGTGACGCCCAGATACGGGTCGACGTCGGCGGCGACGAACTCGTCGTCGAGCGGCGCTGA
- a CDS encoding DUF7504 family protein: MLGSPMDSRTLETGFSLLTGGHSGRSRVLWITLLNTPREVVDIWDDHCPARPDRLQVVLVGDGLSVADTVPGPHVGVHTVDDPADLTTLGVRVLNALSAVEADDEDEAVDVCLRFDSLTPLSQYVSREGLGQFLHVLTTRLADAGVRSHFHLDPMAHDSQTVHALGSIFDTQVRVEDDGVSLTHR; this comes from the coding sequence CTGCTGGGGTCACCGATGGACTCGCGGACGCTCGAAACCGGCTTCTCGCTCCTCACCGGCGGCCACTCCGGGCGAAGCCGCGTCCTGTGGATCACGCTGCTCAACACCCCGCGCGAAGTCGTCGATATCTGGGACGACCACTGCCCGGCTCGTCCCGACCGGCTTCAGGTCGTCCTCGTCGGCGACGGACTCTCGGTCGCGGACACCGTCCCGGGTCCACACGTCGGCGTTCACACCGTCGACGACCCGGCCGACCTCACGACGCTGGGCGTGCGCGTGTTGAACGCGCTCTCGGCCGTCGAGGCGGACGACGAGGACGAGGCCGTCGACGTCTGCCTGCGGTTCGACTCGCTGACGCCGCTCTCTCAGTACGTCAGCCGAGAGGGACTCGGCCAGTTCCTCCACGTCCTGACGACCAGACTCGCCGACGCCGGCGTCCGTTCGCACTTCCACCTCGACCCGATGGCCCACGACAGCCAGACGGTCCACGCGCTCGGGTCCATCTTCGACACGCAGGTCCGTGTCGAGGACGACGGGGTCTCGCTGACCCACCGATGA
- a CDS encoding nicotinate-nucleotide--dimethylbenzimidazole phosphoribosyltransferase produces MRLTLVAGTTHTAAIDGLSAAGASPDLRWHTPSADAELVRYGRLVRSPVLPLSPTGCPTPALVTRAVVELLDLDVVVCDGGLAKPTGAPTVDFGAKPGHDIRTPDPVRTAPGVFAAARDVGARLREDHLVVGETVPGGTTTALAVLRALGEPYPVSSSLPDNPLTRKEEVVEAAFDSSEISPGQAAHRPELAVRFVGDPVLAVVAGLCVGALESETRVTLAGGTQLIAAAALVRHAGCLDRMELATTSYLAESVDLGPAAEGLDLDLTVTDPGFTDDRLSQYATVGKEGAAMGGALALADRAGDLGAVEPRTLSILDALSAAQDSDVPHRENERDDETGYDAGEDGRGP; encoded by the coding sequence ATGCGACTGACCCTCGTCGCGGGGACGACCCACACGGCCGCCATCGACGGCCTCAGCGCCGCGGGTGCCTCACCCGACCTTCGCTGGCACACGCCGAGCGCCGACGCCGAACTGGTTCGCTATGGCCGACTCGTCCGCTCGCCCGTTCTTCCGCTCAGTCCGACCGGCTGTCCGACGCCCGCGCTGGTGACGCGGGCCGTCGTCGAGTTGCTCGACCTCGACGTCGTCGTCTGCGACGGCGGTCTGGCGAAGCCGACGGGCGCGCCCACCGTCGACTTCGGGGCGAAACCCGGACACGACATCCGCACCCCGGACCCCGTCCGCACCGCACCAGGGGTGTTCGCCGCCGCGAGGGACGTCGGCGCTCGGCTGAGAGAGGACCATCTCGTCGTCGGCGAGACGGTCCCCGGCGGAACGACGACGGCCCTCGCGGTCCTGCGCGCGCTCGGCGAACCGTACCCCGTGTCGTCGTCGCTTCCGGACAACCCCCTCACACGGAAGGAGGAGGTCGTCGAGGCGGCGTTCGACTCCTCCGAAATCTCGCCGGGACAGGCCGCCCACCGCCCCGAACTCGCCGTCCGTTTCGTCGGCGACCCGGTTCTGGCGGTCGTCGCCGGCCTCTGCGTCGGCGCGCTCGAATCGGAGACGCGGGTGACGCTCGCCGGCGGCACACAGTTAATCGCAGCGGCCGCGCTCGTCCGACACGCCGGCTGCCTGGACCGAATGGAACTCGCGACGACGTCGTACCTCGCCGAGAGCGTCGACCTCGGACCGGCCGCCGAGGGCCTCGACCTCGACCTCACGGTCACCGACCCGGGCTTCACGGACGACCGCCTCTCGCAGTACGCGACGGTCGGCAAGGAGGGCGCGGCGATGGGTGGGGCGCTGGCGCTCGCCGACCGCGCGGGCGACCTCGGCGCGGTCGAACCGCGGACGCTCTCGATTCTGGACGCCCTCTCCGCGGCCCAGGACTCGGACGTGCCCCACCGCGAGAACGAACGCGACGATGAGACCGGGTATGACGCAGGGGAGGACGGCCGTGGACCCTGA
- the cobD gene encoding threonine-phosphate decarboxylase CobD, whose protein sequence is MDPDSVSAVGRAVHGGSTHDLDFSANTNPERPPGVRTVYESAFESSTRYPDESYREYRTAAADYVGCRVEEVVPTAGGTEAIRLALATHVSPGDSVLVPTPSFGEYAREVRLQGATPEFVPHDQMVDSSPDGYAAAVVCTPNNPTGEVADPEALAAFAARCREEGTLLVVDEAFLDFTDADSLAGREGTVVCRSLTKLFGLPGLRMGFACATGDSYDRIETARPAWNLSTPAAAVGAHCLRQGAFVERTRERVARERERMREILAESGYEVFESDAPFLLLDVGSRSVEAVVEAMADEGIAVRDCRSFGLENHVRVAVKRREENDRLLEALARV, encoded by the coding sequence GTGGACCCTGACTCCGTCTCCGCCGTCGGCCGGGCGGTCCACGGCGGGTCGACGCACGACCTGGACTTCAGCGCCAACACCAACCCGGAGCGCCCACCCGGTGTGAGAACGGTGTACGAGTCGGCGTTCGAGTCTTCGACACGCTACCCCGACGAGTCCTATCGGGAGTATCGAACGGCGGCCGCCGACTACGTGGGCTGTCGGGTCGAGGAGGTGGTGCCGACGGCGGGCGGGACCGAGGCCATCCGGCTGGCGCTCGCGACGCACGTCTCGCCGGGCGACTCGGTGCTCGTGCCGACGCCGAGTTTCGGCGAGTACGCCCGCGAGGTCCGACTCCAGGGCGCGACGCCCGAGTTCGTCCCCCACGACCAGATGGTCGACTCCTCCCCCGACGGCTACGCGGCGGCCGTCGTCTGCACGCCGAACAACCCGACGGGCGAGGTGGCCGACCCCGAGGCGCTCGCCGCGTTCGCTGCCCGGTGTCGGGAGGAAGGGACGCTCCTCGTCGTCGACGAGGCGTTCCTCGACTTCACCGACGCGGACTCGCTCGCCGGCAGGGAGGGCACGGTCGTCTGCCGCTCGCTCACCAAACTGTTCGGTCTCCCCGGACTCCGAATGGGATTCGCGTGTGCGACGGGCGACTCCTACGACAGGATCGAAACCGCCCGCCCCGCGTGGAACCTCTCGACGCCCGCCGCCGCGGTGGGAGCGCACTGCCTCCGCCAGGGCGCCTTCGTCGAGCGCACCCGCGAGCGGGTCGCGCGCGAGCGCGAGCGGATGCGCGAGATACTCGCCGAGTCGGGGTACGAGGTCTTCGAGTCCGACGCGCCGTTCCTCCTCCTCGACGTCGGTTCGCGGTCGGTCGAGGCGGTCGTCGAAGCGATGGCCGATGAGGGCATCGCCGTCCGCGACTGCCGGAGCTTCGGGCTGGAGAACCACGTCCGCGTCGCGGTCAAGCGACGAGAGGAGAACGACCGACTGCTGGAGGCGCTCGCGCGTGTCTGA
- a CDS encoding MGH1-like glycoside hydrolase domain-containing protein codes for MTDRADDGEQTRDDRRAEAIEVLEANRRDGYTVPSETLYPFQWNWDSAFIAVGLAGVDPAAAAREVETLLSATWPNGLLPQIVFWADAEGYFPGPDEWDAGFDDVETSGISQPPVVATAARRVYETTGDDDFRDRVLDPLDRHLSWWRRERSTDGVVYTRHPWETGMDDSPAWRLPLERFDPGDVAYERADRKSAELADQRPTDWDYDRYVALLRQGREAEWDESVLRGTCPFRVEDVLTNSVYVRACEDLAALYASAGEDASAERWREQAEETREGMRERLWSDDLGLFVSYDRVTDEQLLEPTVAGLVPVFGGVPTAAQFERLHETLTTDFFAFEYAAPSYVGDDFAPDRYWRGPVWMNTNWLLERGLRRYDATDAADRVRADSLALCDREGFREYFNPRSGAGRGSDDFAWSAALYLAWTGESQR; via the coding sequence ATGACCGACCGCGCCGACGACGGGGAGCAGACTCGCGACGACCGACGGGCCGAGGCCATCGAGGTGCTCGAAGCGAACCGCCGCGACGGCTACACCGTCCCCTCAGAGACCCTGTACCCGTTCCAGTGGAACTGGGACTCGGCGTTCATCGCCGTCGGCCTCGCCGGCGTCGACCCCGCAGCGGCCGCGCGCGAGGTCGAGACGCTCCTCTCGGCGACGTGGCCGAACGGCCTGCTCCCGCAGATCGTCTTCTGGGCCGACGCAGAGGGCTACTTCCCCGGTCCCGACGAGTGGGACGCGGGGTTCGACGACGTCGAGACGAGCGGTATCTCCCAGCCGCCGGTCGTCGCGACCGCCGCGCGCCGCGTGTACGAGACGACCGGCGACGACGACTTTCGCGACAGGGTGCTCGACCCTCTGGACAGGCACCTCTCGTGGTGGCGACGCGAGCGCTCGACCGACGGCGTCGTCTACACCCGTCACCCCTGGGAGACGGGGATGGACGACTCGCCCGCGTGGCGCCTGCCTCTGGAACGGTTCGACCCCGGCGACGTCGCCTACGAGCGCGCCGACCGCAAGTCCGCGGAACTCGCCGACCAGCGACCGACCGACTGGGACTACGACCGTTACGTCGCGCTCCTCCGGCAGGGACGGGAGGCCGAGTGGGACGAATCGGTGCTGCGCGGGACGTGTCCGTTCCGCGTCGAGGACGTCCTCACGAACAGCGTGTACGTCCGGGCGTGTGAGGACCTCGCCGCGCTCTACGCGAGCGCCGGGGAAGACGCGTCCGCCGAGCGCTGGCGGGAACAGGCCGAGGAGACGCGGGAGGGAATGCGCGAGCGCCTCTGGTCGGACGACCTGGGGCTGTTCGTCTCCTACGACCGCGTCACCGACGAGCAGTTGCTCGAACCCACCGTCGCTGGACTCGTCCCCGTCTTCGGAGGGGTCCCCACCGCCGCACAGTTCGAGCGCCTCCACGAGACGCTCACGACCGACTTCTTCGCCTTCGAGTACGCCGCGCCGAGTTACGTCGGCGACGACTTCGCCCCCGACCGCTACTGGCGCGGCCCCGTCTGGATGAACACCAACTGGCTCCTCGAACGGGGCCTGCGACGGTACGACGCGACCGACGCGGCCGACCGGGTTCGCGCGGACAGCCTCGCACTCTGCGACCGGGAGGGCTTCCGCGAGTACTTCAATCCCCGGTCGGGCGCGGGTCGGGGGAGCGACGACTTCGCGTGGAGCGCGGCGCTGTACCTCGCGTGGACGGGCGAATCTCAACGCTGA
- a CDS encoding NTP transferase domain-containing protein, producing MGAPLTADLPALVLCGGRGTRLDSSNEKPLVTVCGEPMFDRVVRALRASRVSTTHAVTSLHTPETRAHASDLGLDVVHAPGEGYVADLQHALDVVGTPALTVVADLPFLAPEHVDGALSDASDGKEFGSLTVCVPADLKRRLGVSVDTTFEYQGRTVAPTGLNVVGGGGSRPKPCRWSTTNASP from the coding sequence GTGGGCGCTCCTCTGACTGCCGACCTGCCGGCGCTCGTTCTCTGTGGCGGTCGGGGCACGCGACTCGATAGTTCGAACGAGAAGCCGCTCGTCACGGTCTGTGGGGAGCCGATGTTCGACCGGGTGGTTCGCGCCCTCCGCGCGAGCCGCGTTTCGACGACACACGCCGTCACTTCTCTACACACGCCCGAGACGCGCGCGCACGCGAGTGACCTCGGCCTCGACGTCGTCCACGCGCCCGGCGAGGGCTACGTCGCCGACCTCCAGCACGCGCTCGACGTCGTCGGTACTCCCGCCCTCACCGTCGTCGCCGACCTCCCGTTCCTCGCTCCCGAACACGTCGACGGGGCACTGTCGGACGCGTCCGACGGGAAGGAGTTCGGGTCGCTCACGGTCTGTGTGCCCGCCGACCTGAAACGACGGCTGGGCGTGAGCGTCGACACCACCTTCGAGTATCAGGGTCGGACGGTCGCCCCGACTGGACTGAACGTCGTGGGCGGTGGGGGGTCGAGACCGAAACCGTGTCGGTGGTCGACGACGAACGCCTCGCCGTGA
- a CDS encoding cobyrinic acid a,c-diamide synthase, with protein MKGVVVAGTASGVGKTVATLALCRALQRLGHEVQPAKAGPDFIDPSHHSVVCGRPSRTLDPWLQGRDGMRRNYARGEGDVCVVEGMMGLYDGDTSTAAVAAGLDLPVLLVVDASAGMESVAATALGFRAYARESPHDVDVVGVVAARAHGGRHEAGIRDALPDGLAYLGRTPPRDDLTIPERHLGLHLGPEAPLPDEALGTAADCLAVDRVLDAAREPSWLSNEAATPDGPADVTDPTDATVAVARDDAFCFVYPATLERLGERATVVTFSPVADDTLPPCDGVYLPGGYPERFAADLDSGGTLDQIADAAADGVPVWGECGGLMALSETLTVDGIGHRMAGVLPARVRMTDGLAALDHVELVAERETLTARRDETRRGHEFHHSTADVASDARFAFDVARGRGIDGHDGLVAYETLGTYAHLHAESGAVDRFLDAVTSD; from the coding sequence GTGAAGGGCGTCGTCGTGGCAGGGACCGCTTCGGGCGTCGGCAAGACCGTCGCGACGCTCGCGCTCTGCCGCGCGCTCCAGCGTCTCGGACACGAGGTCCAGCCAGCGAAGGCCGGCCCGGACTTCATCGACCCGAGTCACCACTCGGTCGTCTGTGGTCGCCCGTCACGAACGCTCGACCCGTGGCTCCAGGGAAGGGATGGAATGCGCCGGAACTACGCCCGCGGCGAGGGCGACGTCTGCGTCGTCGAGGGGATGATGGGACTGTACGACGGCGACACGTCGACCGCCGCGGTCGCCGCCGGACTCGATCTCCCCGTCCTCTTGGTGGTCGACGCCTCCGCTGGCATGGAGAGCGTCGCGGCCACGGCGCTCGGGTTTCGGGCGTACGCCCGCGAGTCACCGCACGACGTCGACGTCGTCGGCGTCGTGGCCGCCCGCGCGCACGGGGGGCGACACGAAGCCGGCATCCGCGACGCGCTCCCGGACGGACTCGCGTACCTCGGACGGACGCCGCCGCGCGACGACCTCACGATTCCCGAGCGTCACCTCGGCCTCCACCTGGGCCCGGAGGCACCGCTCCCCGACGAGGCGCTCGGCACCGCCGCCGACTGTCTCGCCGTCGACCGGGTGCTCGACGCGGCGCGCGAACCGTCGTGGCTGTCGAACGAGGCGGCGACTCCGGATGGTCCCGCCGACGTGACCGACCCCACCGACGCGACGGTCGCAGTCGCTCGCGACGACGCCTTCTGCTTCGTCTACCCCGCCACGCTGGAGCGTCTCGGCGAGCGAGCGACCGTCGTCACGTTCTCCCCGGTCGCTGACGACACGCTCCCGCCGTGTGACGGCGTCTATCTCCCCGGCGGCTATCCGGAGCGGTTCGCGGCCGACCTGGACTCGGGCGGGACGCTCGACCAGATTGCGGACGCGGCCGCCGACGGCGTGCCCGTCTGGGGCGAGTGCGGCGGACTGATGGCGCTGTCGGAGACGCTGACCGTCGACGGCATCGGGCATCGGATGGCGGGCGTCCTCCCCGCCCGGGTTCGAATGACCGACGGCCTCGCGGCGCTCGACCACGTCGAACTCGTCGCCGAACGCGAGACGCTCACCGCGCGGCGGGACGAGACGCGCCGCGGTCACGAGTTCCACCACTCGACGGCCGACGTCGCGTCCGACGCGCGGTTCGCCTTCGACGTCGCGCGCGGACGGGGCATCGACGGTCACGACGGCCTCGTCGCGTACGAGACGCTCGGGACGTACGCGCACCTGCACGCCGAGAGCGGTGCGGTCGACCGCTTCCTCGACGCCGTGACGTCGGACTGA